A DNA window from Delphinus delphis chromosome 6, mDelDel1.2, whole genome shotgun sequence contains the following coding sequences:
- the CDK9 gene encoding cyclin-dependent kinase 9, with product MQRDGPPRAPAPAPRLPAPPIGAAASSGGGGGGGSGGGGGASAAPAPPGLSGTTSPRGPGGGRRAEEVGSAPRGRKWTWRRKWRGRGGAWSTAAGPGAGAATAAAAGGGGGALEAAMAKQYDSVECPFCDEVSKYEKLAKIGQGTFGEVFKAKHRKTGQKVALKKVLMENEKEGFPITALREIKILQLLKHENVVNLIEICRTKASPYNRCKGSIYLVFDFCEHDLAGLLSNVLVKFTLSEIKRVMQMLLNGLYYIHRNKILHRDMKAANVLITRDGVLKLADFGLARAFSLAKNSQPNRYTNRVVTLWYRPPELLLGERDYGPPIDLWGAGCIMAEMWTRSPIMQGNTEQHQLALISQLCGSITPEVWPNVDKYELFEKLDLVKGQKRKVKDRLKAYVRDPYALDLIDKLLVLDPAQRIDSDDALNHDFFWSDPMPSDLKGMLSTHLTSMFEYLAPPRRKGSQITQQATNQSRNPAATNQTEFERVF from the exons ATGCAGCGGGACGGACCACCCCGAGCCCCAGCCCCGGCGCCCCGGCTCCCCGCGCCCCCGATCGGGGCCGCCGCCAGCAGTggcggcggcggaggcggggGCAGCGGCGGTGGCGGAGGCGCCTCTGCAGCTCCGGCTCCTCCTGGCCTCTCGGGAACTACAAGTCCCAGGGGGCctggcggcgggcggcgggcggaaGAGGTGGGGTCGGCGCCGCGAGGCCGGAAGTGGACGTGGAGGCGGAAGTGGCGCGGCCGCGGAGGGGCCTGGAGCACGGCGGCGGGACCCGGAGCGGGAGcagcgacggcggcggcggctggaGGTGGCGGCGGCGCACTGGAGGCGGCCATGGCAAAGCAGTACGACTCGGTGGAATGCCCCTTTTGTGATGAGGTGTCCAAATATGAGAAGCTCGCTAAAATCGGCCAAGGCACCTTCGG GGAGGTGTTTAAGGCAAAGCATCGCAAGACCGGCCAAAAAGTGGCTCTGAAGAAGGTACTGATGGAGAATGAGAAGGAGGGG TTCCCCATTACAGCCTTGCGGGAAATCAAGATTCTCCAGCTTCTAAAACACGAGAATGTGGTCAACTTGATTGAGATCTGTCGAACCAAAG CTTCCCCCTATAACCGCTGCAAAGGCAGTATATACCTGgtgtttgacttctgcgagcatGACCTTGCCGGGCTGCTGAGCAACGTCTTAGTCAAGTTCACACTGTCTGAGATCAAGAGGGTCATGCAGATGTTGCTCAATGGTCTCTACTACATCCACAGGAACAAG ATCTTGCACAGGGATATGAAGGCGGCTAATGTGCTCATCACCCGCGATGGAGTTCTGAAGCTGGCAGACTTTGGGCTGGCCCGGGCCTTCAGCCTGGCCAAGAACAGCCAGCCCAACCGCTACACCAACCGTGTGGTGACGCTCTGGTACCGGCCCCCGGAGCTGTTGCTCG GGGAGCGGGACTACGGCCCCCCCATTGACCTGTGGGGCGCTGGGTGCATCATGGCAGAGATGTGGACCCGCAGCCCTATCATGCAGGGCAACACAGAGCAGCACCAGCTTGCCCTCATCAGCCAGCTCTGTGGCTCCATCACTCCTGAG GTGTGGCCAAATGTGGACAAGTACGAGCTGTTTGAGAAACTGGACCTGGTCAAGGGCCAGAAGCGGAAGGTGAAGGACAGGCTGAAGGCCTATGTGCGTGACCCCTATGCACTGGACCTCATCGACAAGTTGCTGGTGCTGGATCCCGCCCAGCGCATCGACAGTGATGACGCCCTGAACCACGACTTCTTCTGGTCCGACCCCATGCCCTCGGACCTCAAGGGCATGCTCTCCACCCACCTGACGTCCATGTTTGAGTACCTAGCTCCACCGCGCCGGAAGGGCAGCCAGATCACCCAGCAGGCCACCAACCAGAGCCGCAATCCCGCCGCCACCAACCAGACGGAGTTTGAACGCGTCTTCTGA